One Colias croceus chromosome 7, ilColCroc2.1 genomic window carries:
- the LOC123692964 gene encoding serine protease nudel isoform X1, with product MPNKKEGKSNPGLPMGLAETNENGQSYDQRCLFQTFQRIVIVLLLGIFVVVVSALILKYIEVDVENVYRTETVFISKQKEPPNDAFSSKNIKAHYQLENIGNYPVRSKREISTLNKNNSGKNVKFRDNKFQKARKLLTEHNILCNGNEHKEACKEMINQIKLLSEGKISDHEFKTKRTDNVNILKPKTLVKKDRTNDEHSGNGDLSKRELGTDVHNSEPFALFKRNPVDIPYPIDPSTPGLASTCLLARLLKDSSNLYGYERMDYDPNSPIHPRRMPMTFLPPYLQSHHDHSDKIAHPQDIQIAMKMRAKEVLSKDADSNDLVRVEECPAGKVSCDNGNACISESSWCDGNVDCDDVSDESHCTCKSRVDKSRVCDGYFDCPFGEDEMGCFGCTGETFSCGDPDSISDNICFTKEQRCNNINDCPNNKDEIDCSMLSPSLHKKPLFAISNTEGFLHRNFKGTWYAVCNNPYMWAHDACRRETGLIVRPPHIQFLHIDPLLKINYINTAPGGLINTSTTCLNSSAVYVSCPYLLCGTRILTTSQLLREKADIENQLFGRNKRFLLNSEPYPFSFYDTPLYRRKRDASSMSTAFEKVNSNDDDNNSNDDDKDRIKRMESRVVGGKPSQPAAWPWVVALYRNGMFHCGGVILSQNWVMSAAHCIHKFWEHYYEVQVGMLRRFSFSPQEQIHRVTHVIMNQNYDQEDMKNDLSLLRVKPVIQFSRWVRPICLPGPEVAGEDWKWGPPVGTICTAVGWGSTVPHGPDPDHMREVEVPIWDQCNHREDQAGREICAGLAEGGRDTCQGDSGGPLLCRNPSNAQQWYVAGIVSHGYGCARKGEPGVYTRVSLFVPWIKYFMSLKTLPMIQPKQECPGFRCESGISRCLPKKRMCDKIIDCLDGEDEINCEEQTLKKFEQNILTNILGRDANVTTNTESGIDEDIKSSTPSENINKTITTEIPTSMETTTNILVNATDLNHLSFNNTSNIHINTTTPFNKTDTEKIDNDTQETSENIQYIPTVDTSGSTDETEVGDVENFSEQVTADPIKLIMTESTILPHDINKIESLINKPINNTHHVEAITYSNNMTTAHPITTTEEVEIVTPISNTQTNYPIITTPDSMLAENSTTTIILNNNDTSHLLNIGKNDTNSSNENWPETTTGAEYLTTTINFINEIHNTTTEFPSTQHNFIEGNNDSINEVILQVPKNSSEHEIKPASVRKKHKTPLFYQCRRIDQSILYKYRCDHKADCEDGTDELDCTCTDYLSTFENQLLCDGNFNCADGQDEIDCFGCEDGEFLCKRSQICVPNKYVCDGKPQCPLGEDELDCIALTNGNEITFDMDGRPKIRFEGYVTRKINNDWHVSCEDTMSLHDQEEEATSICRYLGFSAVNKFKIKYINLKENNLVELTLDSKRRKRYKSDKEPVLFIYKNIDLEDESSRSVVIKEPQFLKEHCVPNVTKTCTALYIACDQSLFTNFAMSQELLFGREAEESFNQQWPWVAKLYIDGHYKCTGVLIDISWSLFSNECLDLSLQKRQYITVILGAHKTLHSTKSFYEQVRRVDGIKELYSSKVVLLHLQEPLEYSAMVKPMILPTTYIHDQMKTVCVAVGQDGGNNTVSVLLKESKEACSVDNVCFVRQSTVDVCPIGFTVETKWAGIISCHSKQGWYPAATFVTSRGECNVGNRIIATEIGNLKHQIKFYKDTPLIDFNDQDLVEDCGGTRCERGRCVKMHYVCDGIQHCEDGSDESHESCQKKYDICSKDPLHRGCECPAGELKCRNGQCVPKELFRDGRNDCSDGTDEPGQTTCSDYLSRVMPSRLCDGVLHCHDRSDEDPMFCKCFSKHAYRCSKDSLSDEYCVANDMVCDGVPDCPNGEDENACIGLSSPQGTSPGIGEVIIRSYGVWYSKCYTTEEHTKSELEEVCRELGFISGHAKQLPAPAKSYIHNSITLDTFSDIILNNSTKIKLRNNEAPIARGTLDNNLSDCYPLFIECL from the exons ATGCCCAATAAAAAAGAAGGAAAATCAAACCCTGGTCTTCCCATGGGCTTAGCTGAAACAAATGAAAATG GACAATCCTATGATCAAAGGTGTCTATTTCAAACTTTTCAGagaattgttattgttttattgttggGTATTTTTGTCGTAGTGGTATctgcattaattttaaaatatatagaagTTGAcg TAGAAAATGTTTATAGAACGGAAAccgtatttatttcaaaacagaAAGAACCACCCAATGACGCCTTTTCATCTAAAAATATCAAGGCACATTATCAACTTGAAAACATAGGGAACTATCCTGTTAGAAGTAAAAGAGAAATTTCaactttaaacaaaaacaactcaggtaaaaatgtaaaatttagagataataaGTTTCAAAAAGCTAGAAAATTATTAACGGAACATAACATTCTATGTAATGGAAATGAGCATAAAGAAGCTTGTAAAGAAAtgattaatcaaataaaattactatcaGAAGGCAAAATATCTGAccatgaatttaaaacaaaaaggacTGATAatgtgaatatattaaaaccaaAGACTCTTGTAAAAAAAGATAGAACAAATGATGAACATTCTGGAAATGGTGATTTATCAAAACGGGAACTAGGTACAGATGTGCATAACTCTGAACCATTTGCACTATTTAAAAGAAATCCAGTAGATATACCATATCCTATCGATCCGTCCACGCCAGGACTAGCGAGCACGTGCCTGTTAGCTCGCCTTTTGAAAGACAGCAGTAATTTATAtg GTTATGAGAGAATGGATTATGACCCGAATTCACCAATCCATCCCAG ACGAATGCCGATGACTTTTTTACCTCCGTATTTACAAAGCCATCATGATCACTCAGATAAAATTGCACATCCACAGGATATTCAAATTGCGATGAAGATGAGAGCAAA agAGGTTTTATCAAAAGATGCAGATTCAAATGACCTAGTACGCGTAGAAGAATGCCCTGCGGGTAAAGTGTCTTGCGATAATGGAAATGCGTGTATAAGTGAAAGCTCATGGTGTGATGGAAATGTAGATTGTGATGACGTCAGCGATGAATCTCACTGCACTTGCAAGTCCCGCGTTGATAAGTCCAGAGTGTGCGATGGATACTTCGATTGTCCTTTTGGGGAAGACGAAATGGGATGTTTtg GTTGCACTGGAGAAACTTTCAGTTGTGGTGACCCGGATTCCATTTCGGATAATATATGTTTCACAAAAGAACAACGCTGCAATAACATTAACGATTGCCCCAATAACAAAGATGAAATCGACTGCAGCATGTTATCACCAAGCCTTCATAAGAAACCT CTGTTCGCAATTTCGAACACTGAGGGGTTTTTGCATAGGAATTTCAAAGGGACCTGGTATGCGGTGTGCAACAATCCATACATGTGGGCACATGATGCGTGCCGACGTGAGACTGGACTTATTGTCAG GCCTCCACACATTCAATTTCTCCATATAGATCCATTGCTCAAAATAAACTACATCAACACAGCACCCGGTGGTTTAATAAATACCAGTACTACATGTCTTAATTCTTCTGCAGTGTATGTATCCTGTCCATACTTATTGTGTGGCACGAGAATATTAACCACATCCCAACTTTTGAGAGAA AAAGCCGATAtagaaaatcaattatttgGACGTAACAAACGATTTCTACTAAATAGTGAACCTTATCCCTTTTCATTTTATGATACTCCACTGTACCGTCGTAAAAGAGATGCATCGTCAATGTCTACTGCATTTGAAAAGGTTAATAGTAACGACGATGACAATAATAGTAACGACGATGACAAAGATAGAATAAAAAGAATGGAAAGTAGAGTTGTAGGGGGCAAACCTAGCCAACCAGCTGCGTGGCCCTGGGTGGTGGCTTTATATCGAAATGGAATGTTCCACTGTGGTGGTGTTATTCTAAGCCAAAATTGGGTCATGTCAGCTGCTCATTGCATTCATAA GTTCTGGGAGCATTACTATGAAGTTCAGGTGGGGATGTTGCGCCGTTTCTCTTTTTCGCCTCAAGAGCAAATCCATCGAGTTACTCATGTTATTATGAATCAAAACTACGACCAGGAAGATATGAAGAATGACCTCTCTCTACTCAGAGTAAAACCTGTTATTCAGTTTAGCCGTTGGGTTCGTCCTATTTGTTTACCTGGACCAGAAGTGGCCGGAGAGGACTGGAAGTGGGGTCCACCTGTGGGTACTATTTGTACAGCTGTTGGCTGGGGTTCAACTGTTCCACACGGACCTGATC CTGATCACATGCGAGAGGTAGAAGTCCCAATATGGGATCAATGTAATCATCGAGAAGATCAAGCTGGAAGGGAAATATGCGCAGGGCTCGCAGAAGGTGGAAGAGATACCTGTCAA GGTGACAGTGGAGGACCGTTGTTATGCAGAAATCCATCCAATGCTCAACAATGGTACGTAGCAGGAATTGTAAGTCACGGTTATGGCTGTGCACGTAAAGGCGAACCTGGTGTTTATACGAGAGTGAGTCTCTTCGTCCCATGGATTAAATACTTCATGT CTTTAAAAACGTTACCAATGATTCAACCAAAGCAAGAGTGCCCTGGATTCCGGTGTGAATCTGGAATTTCAAGATGTCTTCCGAAAAAGCGAATGTGTGATAAGATTATAGATTGTTTGGATGGAGAAGATGAAATCAACTGTGAAGAGCAAACATTGAAAAAGTTTGAACAAAATATTCTTACTAATATATTAGGTAGAGACGCCAATGTTACAACAAATACAGAAAGTGGTATTGACGAAGACATCAAATCGAGTACGCCATccgaaaatataaataaaacaattacaaCGGAAATTCCCACTTCAATGGAAACAACTACAAATATACTTGTAAATGCCACAGATTTAAATCATCTTTCCTTCAACAATACttcaaatatacatataaatacaaCTACTCCATTCAATAAAACAGATACTGAAAAAATAGATAACGACACTCAAGAAACCAgtgaaaatatacaatatattccAACAGTTGATACTTCTGGATCTACCGATGAAACGGAAGTCGGAGATGTAGAGAATTTCAGTGAACAAGTAACAGCAGAtcctattaaattaataatgactGAATCTACAATTTTACCAcatgatataaacaaaatcgaatcattgataaataaaccaataaataatactcACCACGTAGAAGCAATaacatattcaaataatatgaCCACTGCTCATCCAATTACTACAACTGAAGAAGTAGAAATAGTTACGCCTATATCTAATACTCAAACAAATTATCCAATAATCACTACACCTGATAGTATGTTAGCGGAAAATTCCACAACTACAATTATACTGAATAATAATGACACGTCACATTTGCTAAATATTGGAAAAAACGACACAAACTCTTCTAATGAGAATTGGCCAGAAACAACAACAGGAGCTGAATATTTAACAACTactattaatttcataaatgaaATCCATAATACTACAACCGAATTTCCTAGCAcacaacataattttattgaaggaAATAATGATTCTATAAATGAAGTGATACTTCAAGTACCAAAAAATTCTAGTGAGCATGAGATCAAACCAGCAAGTGtaagaaaaaaacataaaactccATTATTCTATCAATGtcgtag aatCGATCAGagcattttatacaaataccGATGTGATCACAAAGCTGACTGTGAAGATGGTACAGATGAACTAGACTGCACATGTACAGATTATTTATCTACATTCGAAAACCAATTACTCTGTGACGGGAACTTCAATTGTGCGGATGGTCAAGATGAAATCGATTGCT TTGGTTGTGAAGACGGAGAATTTCTCTGTAAACGAAGTCAAATTTGCGTCCCAAATAAATACGTATGTGATGGTAAACCGCAATGCCCTTTGGGTGAAGACGAGCTTGACTGTA ttgCCCTGACAAATGGTAATGAGATTACATTTGATATGGATGGTAGACCTAAAATCCGATTTGAAGGCTATGTAactagaaaaataaacaacgatTGGCACGTTTCTTGTGAGGATACTATGTCTTTACATGATCAAGAAGAAGAAGCTACTAGTATTTGTAGATATTTAGGATTTAG CGCTGTCaacaagtttaaaataaaatacattaaccTGAAGGAGAATAATCTCGTCGAATTAACTTTAGATAGCAAAAGACGGAAAAGATATAAGTCGGATAAAGAACCAgtgttatttatctataaaaatatagatctCGAGGACGAATCATCGCGAAGTGTTGTGATAAAAGAACCACAGTTTTTAAAGGAACATTGTGTCCCAAATGTGACAAAAACATGTACCGCATTGTATATTGCTTGCGACCAATCGCTATTCACAAATTTTGCGATGTCCCAAGAACTTTTATTCGGTCGCGAAGCCGAAGAGTCATTTAATCAACAGTGGCCTTGGGTTgccaaattatatatagatgGACATTACAAATGTACAGGTGTACTTATCGATATTTCTTGGAGTTTATTCAGTAACGAATGTTTGGATTTAAGttt ACAGAAGCGTCAATACATAACGGTAATTTTGGGAGCACACAAAACATTACACTCAACGAAAAGTTTTTATGAACAAGTACGCAGAGTAGATGGAATTAAAGAATTATATAGCAGCAAAGTAGTACTTTTACATTTACAAGAGCCACTTGAGTATTCAGCTATGGTGAAGCCAATGATTCTACCAACTAC GTACATACATGATCAAATGAAAACAGTTTGCGTCGCTGTCGGTCAAGACGGTGGTAATAATACAGTGAGCGTATTACTTAAGGAATCAAAGGAAGCGTGTAGCGTAGATAATGTGTGCTTTGTGAGGCAGTCCACTGTAGACGTTTGTCCG ATCGGGTTTACCGTTGAAACAAAATGGGCGGGAATAATTAGTTGCCATAGTAAACAGGGCTGGTACCCTGCGGCAACTTTTGTGACGTCCAGAGGCGAATGTAATGTGGGTAACCGCATAATTGCTACTGAAATTGGAAATTTAAAACATCAAATAAAGTTCTATAAAG aTACTCCCTTAATTGATTTCAACGACCAAGATTTAGTAGAAGACTGTGGCGGTACGCGCTGCGAGCGAGGTCGGTGTGTCAAAATGCATTATGTGTGCGATGGCATCCAACATTGTGAAGATGGTAGTGACGAGTCTCACGAAAGTTGTCAAAAGAAATACGATATCTGTTCCAAAGATCCTCTTCACAGGGGCTGTG AATGTCCAGCCGGCGAACTAAAATGCCGCAACGGACAATGCGTTCCCAAAGAACTCTTCAGAGACGGTCGTAATGACTGTTCAGACGGTACAGACGAGCCTGGCCAGACCACGTGCTCCGATTACCTCAGCCGTGTGATGCCTTCAAGGCTGTGTGATGGTGTACTCCACTGCCATGATAGGAGTGATGAAGACCCTATGTTCTGTAAATGCTTCTCAAAGCATGCATATCG ATGCAGCAAGGACTCACTAAGCGATGAATACTGTGTAGCAAATGACATGGTGTGCGATGGAGTGCCAGACTGTCCTAATGGGGAAGACGAGAACGCATGCATTGGGCTTAGCTCTCCGCAGGGAACATC gcCCGGTATCGGTGAAGTAATCATCCGCTCGTATGGCGTGTGGTACTCCAAATGCTACACAACAGAAGAGCATACAAAA